ACCTAGTTAACCTCTAATTGGGTTTTCTTGTAATATTTTCTAGAGCTTTCAAGGTTTGTCAGGAACAAGGAACTaagtattgttttttatatggcatcaatatttaaatacagtTACGTTGTTTTCAAATACTGGAATATATTTTCCTTGTGAAAAAATAAACGagactttatttatattatacctCTCTCGGGCTATGTATATTGATTACTATTATTATACAGTTAATCTAGcttaaaaataacaatgcaaAAGGATTTAATaacattcattcattattaAAGCAGAGTATAATTCAAATCTCTTATTCTGTATCATCGTAATTTACATATGCTAAATAAAAAGCGGTGTCATCACAAAAGATTTTGGAGgcaatataaacataatatcaATTTAAATTCCTTGTTAGTGGAGCGAAAGCCGACATCATACCTGAAAGTGGCGAGACCCCATTGGACGACGAGCGCGCCAATCGCGTGCGCGCTGCCGGCCGCCGCATCCGGCCGGCGGCGGGCGGGCGGGCCGGGCCGCGAGCTCGCCGCGCCTCAGTTCCTCTCCACACCTCGCATCGGACTGACGCGCTCGTACATCCGTGTGTTGCATACTTGCTTATATTCACTTGTCCTCCTGGGACATTCAGGGAAGTGACAATGCCGCGACCCTCACGTGAATCTTATGGCGATCAGAAACCTCCGTACTCGTACATATCCCTGACGGCGATGGCGATCTGGAGCTCCCCGGAGCGCATGCTGCCGCTGTCGGAGATCTACCGGTTCATCACGGACCGCTTCCCGTACTACCGGCGCAACACGCAGCGCTGGCAGAACTCGCTGCGGCACAACCTCTCCTTCAACGACTGCTTCGTGAAGGTGCCGCGCCGCCCGGACCGGCCCGGCAAGGGCGCCTACTGGACGCTGCACCCGCAGGCCTTCGACATGTTCGAGAACGGCTCGCTGCTCCGGAGGCGCAAGAGGTTCAAGCTCCAGAAAGGCGAGAAAGATAACCTGAACGCAGAATTAGCAGCGCTGGCCAGTTTTAACAGAGCATTTTTGGCAAGACAAGCAAGTGCACCCCCGCCGCCGCCTGCAATGCCAACCGCCAGTTTATACACTCCTCCACTGTGTCCACAATTGAGTCCAGAGCCAGCAGAACTACCGGAGGCAGCCGCTATTACAACGTTGCCACGTGAAAGACCCCGAAGAGCGTTCACAATCGAGGCGCTTTTGGAGCCGGACTTGCCGCGCCTGTCGCCGTCGCCGCCGCACCAGGTGCTGATCCCGATGCCCCGCATGGAGAGCGCGGTGTCGTACGTGGCGGCGGCGCAGCGGTACCACGCGGAGCTGCTGGCGGCGGCGCACGCGCTGCGCCCCTGCTacctgccgccgccgccgctgcccgTCGCCTGACATCAGCCTCACTCCAGCTGCTCCAATGTTTCGTGCAATGTTAGATTGTAAGTACACTAGTATTCAACATTTTGTAGACCGTGATTGACGTGAACattcttcattatttaattgttaaagtTTTGAGTTCTTCATTTGTGTTCTTGCTGGAGTCTTCAAGAGCCACCAGTCCAACTTATGGTTTCCTACTTTATGACGTTAGTAGGAAGCAGTGATGACATACCCTTAACGCATTTAGTATAATGTATAACTATTTATTATCCAAAAAGCGTGATACATGGAGGCTTAGTAAGATGGGCCTACTGTTGAACATTCCACAAATGATTCACCGCATCAATATCGTGTTTAAGTGATCTCACTTTAAGGTTAATGTAACTATTGATTAGAGTTTGAAAGGTGTGAAAAACAGTGGTTCAACATAATATACTGTAGCAATAAATAATCGTGAGAAAGTGAACTAAATAATCAAGAGAGCAACTAAatgacaaaattataaatactacaGAAAAGTCCTGTAAATTATtctcagtttataattttacatattcTCTCTTACAATTCTAATCAGAAAAATCATATTATCTGTAGTTATAtagtaaatgtaaaaaatataattattgttgtaTAATAGCTAGCGTAGATTaagattgttatttatttagtgatGAGAACTGAATATTTTCCTGTGCATAGAGTAGATCaattatttgtgtaaatattgtttaaattgttATGACTATTGAGTAGGAATATTAAATGCAATTCATTATACGTACTAGTTTCATTTCTCCTAacttttaaaatcatttacTGATATTGGTTTGCGGTATATACCAGGCAATTAAATAACTGAGGAGtgaggtaaataaaattgggaaggCTAAAAATTCTTCGTGTGGGGTGGAGGAAAAAAGTGGTagaaaattggtaaaaaaggGATATTCCTGGTGGTCTTTTTCACGGTGTAACGCGGCGCGTCGGACCACGGTTGTGGGGCCATTAGCTCCCGATATAGGCCTGCAATGTGCTGACTCATCGCTTCTATCCACAGGCTTGTTACACACTATAATGCGCTTTATAGGCCTGACCAACATTTTGACCCTTTTTCACAGTGAAAAACCTTTAATCTAATGAAAGAGGATACAATAGAAAGGCTCCATTCTTCGGCGCCTTTTTGTGGCTTCAATTTATGTAATTAGGATCGGGTTAAACGGGGCAATAAAACATTGATGTTGttttggatattttatttttggaagtaAAGTTGAAGTTTTATAGGGTTTTAAATTTGAATCTTAGTTTTTAATCACTacatgtaggtattattattattatacacataTACATTATAGCGGGCACTTTAACTTCATCCCAATTTCGATCTCTGAAACATTTAGCCTACCCGCATACTTCAGACTAAACAGTCACCCGATggtaggaatttttattttcaaagaaaatgttGATTCTAGTCAAAGATTGCAGTCGGTCTAGtaccggctaaatacttgatctttgtaatgtgcgtattaCCGTTCCGTTCAACTtcgtataatcatcggcaaggatattgagccctgaccttcacctgcgcagaagtgatttattggtttattgccataagtgtacggtgcgcaaagcgatcgccattcttccgccgagagctcattatccgtgccgataactacatATACTGATTAAtaagctcaaacaaactatcggccgactaaaagtttgcagtgtgcgccTACTCTTAGACCAATTGAAATGCGCAGTAGGTATTTAATACCTGTACTTAGCTTactttaacacacagtagccgTTAATGTGTGTTTAACGacgacattaattaattaatattaacaacgtatgattattattacaaattgtttaaaaaaatgaaattattccCTCGATAGACTGACTTGTTACGAAAAAGAGCCTTAAATTGAACAAGTGGTCAGCAACAATGTAACTACATACTTAGGAATTTCTGCTTTCACCTGCGACTCAGTATTACATTATTACATGTACAAGAAAATTATCAATTGAAACAAATGACGGCGTTTACACACTAGCGGATTCTTGTATACGCTTGATACATTCCGAGCGGAAAAATCTATCGCGTGGTTCTAAGCGGAAGTTTTTGTACTGGTAAATTTCAATTCTTTGCTCTCAGAgtcaaattatgtatttaattaaggaTCGATTTTTctatcatcagttaacttctatccgAGGAataatatggcggtttgacatacaTAATGTTCCATACCAAAGGTGACCAATATGCTTTTCAGATCAAAGTTTTCtagcgattgaaaaatcagacTCTGAATGACAaagatgtaagtaggtactaaggtTGGTCCAGTTGTGGTTGGTATGTATGGCCGTATTTACGATACGAGTGTTGTAACTCAGAAAAATCGAGCggaaaatccactagtgtgaaagcgcaCACTTTCGACCACTacctgtattttatta
Above is a window of Helicoverpa zea isolate HzStark_Cry1AcR chromosome 1, ilHelZeax1.1, whole genome shotgun sequence DNA encoding:
- the LOC124631280 gene encoding fork head domain-containing protein FD4-like yields the protein MPRPSRESYGDQKPPYSYISLTAMAIWSSPERMLPLSEIYRFITDRFPYYRRNTQRWQNSLRHNLSFNDCFVKVPRRPDRPGKGAYWTLHPQAFDMFENGSLLRRRKRFKLQKGEKDNLNAELAALASFNRAFLARQASAPPPPPAMPTASLYTPPLCPQLSPEPAELPEAAAITTLPRERPRRAFTIEALLEPDLPRLSPSPPHQVLIPMPRMESAVSYVAAAQRYHAELLAAAHALRPCYLPPPPLPVA